Within the Halomonas sp. HL-93 genome, the region GGTTCGTCCAACAACAACAGGTTGGGCTTTTGCCATGCCACCAAAGCCAACGCCAGGCGTGCCTTCTCACCGCCTGAAAAAGTGGCGACCGAGCCAAAGGCATCGTCGCCTTTAAAACCAAAGCCCCCCAGAAAATTGCGAATATCCTGGTCGCTGGCAGTAGGCGAAAGCCGCTGTACATGCACAAACGGCGTAGTCGAGACGTCTAGCCCTTCCAACTGATGCTGAGCAAAATAGCCAATGGCCAGATGCTCGCCAGGTACGCGTTTGCCCTCCAGCAGTTCGAGCTCGCCGGTAAGCGATTTGATCAGCGTTGATTTACCCGCGCCGTTGGGGCCTAAAAGACCGATTCGGCTACCCGGTAACAGGGTGATGTTGACCTTTTCCAATTGGGCGACATCGCCTGCGTCGCCGCTATAGCCCAGTGTGGCTTGGTCGAGTACCAACAGCGGGTGCGAGGTTTTATCAGCCGCAGGCAGGGTAAAATGAAAGGGCGAGTCAACGTGGGCGACGGCAATATCTTCCATGCGCTCGAGCATTTTGACGCGGCTTTGTGCCTGTTTTGCCTTGGTCGCTTGAGCACGAAAGCGTGCGATAAAACGCTCTATTTCCTCGCGCCGAGCCTGCTGCTTGGCGGCTTCGGCCTGCTGAAGCGCGAGTTTTTCGCCACGGGTGCGTTCAAAGCGCGAGTAGTTGCCGCGGTACAGCTCTAGCGTTTGATGATGCATATGGACGATGTGGTTACACACGGCATCCAGGAAATCACGGTCGTGGGAAATCAACAGTAGCGTGCCGGGATATCGGGTAAGCCACTGCTCCAGCCACAGCAGTGCATCCAGGTCCAAGTGGTTGGTGGGCTCATCCAGTAGCAGCAGGTCGGAGGGCATAAACAGCGTGCGGGCCAGGTTGACGCGCATCCGCCAGCCGCCAGAAAATGCCGACAGCGGGCGACTGAGATCGGTTTGTACAAAGCCTAGCCCGACCAGCAATTGCGCAGCGCGCGACGCCGCGCGATAACCATCGAGGGTTTCAATCAAGCCGTGTAGTTCGGCTTCGCGGTGGGCTTCACCCGCTTCTCTGGCGGCCAGTAAGTCAGCTTCAGCTTGGCGTAGCGCCAGGTCACCATCGAGGACATACTCGATAATCGGTCGATCCAACGCATCGACTTCCTGGGCCATGTGCGCGATACGTTGCCCGCCACTTAACTCAACGTCGCCCTGGTCAGGGCCGAGCTCGCCTAGCAGCAGTTTAAAGAGGCTCGATTTGCCTGCACCGTTAGCTCCGATAATCCCCGCTT harbors:
- a CDS encoding ABC-F family ATP-binding cassette domain-containing protein; the encoded protein is MIALRQVALQRGTQTLLDNADLTLPDGVKAGIIGANGAGKSSLFKLLLGELGPDQGDVELSGGQRIAHMAQEVDALDRPIIEYVLDGDLALRQAEADLLAAREAGEAHREAELHGLIETLDGYRAASRAAQLLVGLGFVQTDLSRPLSAFSGGWRMRVNLARTLFMPSDLLLLDEPTNHLDLDALLWLEQWLTRYPGTLLLISHDRDFLDAVCNHIVHMHHQTLELYRGNYSRFERTRGEKLALQQAEAAKQQARREEIERFIARFRAQATKAKQAQSRVKMLERMEDIAVAHVDSPFHFTLPAADKTSHPLLVLDQATLGYSGDAGDVAQLEKVNITLLPGSRIGLLGPNGAGKSTLIKSLTGELELLEGKRVPGEHLAIGYFAQHQLEGLDVSTTPFVHVQRLSPTASDQDIRNFLGGFGFKGDDAFGSVATFSGGEKARLALALVAWQKPNLLLLDEPTNHLDLEMREALTQALASFEGTVILVSHDRHLLRATVDEFWRVADHRVEPFDGDLDDYRAWLKARLEESRRDNRSEKSERQGQQPSGDNREARKAARKAAAGLREKLRPLKKARDQAEKAMEREQAALVTLEETLADPALYTDAARKAELTDILARQADIKTRLNDAEAEWLAAEEALEAMEAELLTSEEG